TCCTATGGTGGATTTTaggtgttgatagctgagacttgcatgccacccatctattgagtaagtagatttatttgctgagacatcagcttgttctgagcaagaagagCATTAATAGCATCTACTTCCAGCACGCCTCTCTTCTGAGGGGTTTCAgaattcacaggattcctgttagaggagtataaatattggttgcttgcaaccaattcaatcagctcaatagtctcctccggtgtcttcttcttgtgcaatgaacctcctgcaAAATTGTCTAAGCACATTttggacatttcacccaagccttcataaaatatttctatttgtgtccatttggagaacatgtctggagggcattgcctagtcagtagcttgtatctctcccaagcttcatacagagtctcaccatccttctgtctgaaggtctgaacctccatcctaagcttagtcagcttttttggtgggaaaaattttgtgagaaactcagtaaccaccttgttccaagtatccaaactatccttgggttgagaatctagccatagttttgctccatccctcagagcaaacggGAAGAGCATTAGTTTGTACACATCTTGGTTCACTCCgtttgtcttcacagtatcacaaatctgcagAAAACTTGAAATGAATTGATTTGGATCTTCGTGGGGAAGACCGTGATACTGGCAGTTCTGTTGCACCAAGGTGaccagttgaggcttcaactcaaagttgttcgtAGTAATAGGGGGCACCCTAATACTTTTTCCATAAAGATCTGTGGTAGGAGAAGAGTAGGAGCCAAGCACTCTCCTTTGTTGCTCATTCCCATTCGGGTTTATCGCATTGGGATTATCATTATTATTCAgatccatagtggattctgcaaccttgtaaagtcttgcttgttgtaaacgccgCCTAAAAGTCAttttaggttcaggatcaaagcctaagagatgttcttcgtctctgttcctgcgcataaacaaccagaaaacaaaaaaaaaagaatggaaatctctacgtcagagtgcagagaattcccagggaggtaacctgtgtaaagagataacaatattgaataaaataaataaataaatgaaaaaaataataaataggtaacaccaaacttaatttcataaattaagaaaaatattagtgttatttatttatttaaaaatttatttatttatttatttatttattttttcaagaaagggaaaaaaattaaaaagaagtaaaataaaaaaaagaaacaggAAAACGAAagtgaaagaaaaaagaaacagaagaaaggaaaaattaaataaatagcgaaataaagaaaattaaaaaaagttttttttttcaaaaatatttaaaacaaaatttaaataaaattaaaaataaaacgtctaatctaagcaatcaaacaactaatagttgttaatcactatcaatccccggcaacggcaccaaaaacttggtgcggattttataacccacacttactaaccggcaagtgcaccaggtcgtaccaagtaataccttacgtgagtaaggatcgatcccacgaagattgatggattaagcaacagtTATTGAGTGATAAGCTTAGTCAGACAAGCAGAAAAggattttgagatgttcaaaaggtttaagttcgaactcagaatatcaaaaggatagacaaataaatgagttgggaataaaatgttgagaaaacagttaaggtttcagagttatctatttttccagatttattttcttactaactattttaatcatgcaagatttaatttcatggcaaactatatatgactagaccctaattccttagaccttccgagtcttctctaaaattcattaattaccaatttcttggtcaattaattccaattagagggtgatgatcaatttctagtttatatgccaaaagaattctaattatccaaaaataaggggattatatgtcacgtatcccgttaaatacaaacaattaaaattcagtataatatgtttttaagctgttgttcaagtaaagagcttttccaagttttacaagaactcaattagaacatgggtcatacttccgttccacccatatttcataaaatgaagaacgaaaacaattattgaaatataaatcaagacatgaattaaattagaaagatcaaacgaataaatccatacaaatagacagagctcctaaccttaacaatgaaggattagttgctcatggttcagagaagaaaaataagggttctggtaACAATCTGGTACctgtctaaatgtacagagtttctatttattactaatcctaataggtttgaaatcaaaaattaaaaataatatcttttcttaaaagataagatttgaatttaaattcgaattaattaaccgATCTTCAGTTGATgagtggggaccacttgatttatCCATTCTgtagcttctaatctgtgttttctgggctggaaactgggtcaaaaacagcccagaaatcgtaACCAGCATTTTCTGAATTATTGCAGATTgcgcatgtgacgcgtccgcgtcatccatgcgctcgcgtcatttgtgcagattctagtccacgcgttcgcgtcaggcacacgatcgcgtcattgcaatttctccattccgcgcggtcgcgtgagccatgcgtttGCGTCAATCTTCGCTGGTCATccctttggtttcttctttttctctgcagaaacttcatcaaatccatccgaatgctacctaaaataaataaaattacacaaaactcaaaatagcatccatagtggctaaaatataattaattcttaattaaactcaacaaattagatgcaaattcactagaaaaagatagacaagatgctcacgcatcaatgACATCGATGAATCTTTATTGGAGAGAGATATTGTACTTGAAACTAATTCGAAACAGCTAAAGAGAATTGATGTTATTCATCCACTGTATTTGGCTCTACAGTATCCTCTTATTTTCCCATATGGTGAGAATGGATATAGAACTGGAATATTAACAGCTTCTCGATATAATGTTGATGGTAAAAAAAGAGGAATACAATTAGCATGAGGGAGTTCTTTGCATTTCGACTCCAAATGAGATCTACTGAATCAAATATTTTGTTGAGTTCACGTAGGTTATTCCAGCAGTTCTTAGTTGATGCATACACTATGGTTGAGTTTGAGCGCCTTAGTTACATACGTTTTAACCAACCTAAATTGAGGGTTGAAAAGTACAACTTATTACATGAATGCTTGGTCAGGAGTGAAGCTAATGCTGTATCAACCGGTCAAAGAGTAATTCTTTCAAGCGGTTTTATTGGTGGACCTAGATACATGTTCAATAACTGCAAAGATGCATTTGCAATTTGCAAGCATTTTGGCTATCCAAGTTTTTTTGTCACTATGACATGCAATCCTGAGTGGGATGAGATAAAGCGTTTACTAAGAGGTACTGGCCTTAAAGCAGAGGATCGTCCTGATATTACATcaagaattttcaaaattaagcTAAATAAGTTGATCAGAGATTTTAAGTATGATGACATTTTTGGAAAGATGATGacatttataataatttattataaattatactATAAGTTTTTTAAATAACTACTTATTATACTAATGCCAGGCGTTGTTGTTATAATTTTAGATGTATGTACTATTGAATTTCAGAAGAGAGGCCTTCCTCATGCTCATATTCTTTTGTTCATGCATCCTCTTTCAAGGCTAAGGTCTCCTGATGATATTGATAAGTTGATATCAGCCCAAATACCAGATAAACATAGAAGACCTAAATTATATGCTGCTGTTGAGAAATTCATGGTTCATGGTCCATGTGGGAAGCATAACGAGAATAGCCCTTGCATGGTAAATGGAATGTGCTCCAAATATTTTCCCAAATCATTTAGAGAACATACTGTTATTGATGAAGCTGGGTTTCCGAAGTATCGTAGGCCAGACAACGGACGCACCATTAACAAAAAGAATGCtattctttctaactcttttgtTGTCCCTTATAACCCAACTTTGTTGTTAAGGTATGGATGTCACATTAATGTTGAACATACTTGCCAGACTTCTgcaattaaatatttatttaagtatGTTCACAAGGGCAATAATCGTGTAACAGCTTCATTTTATCATACTTCAGATAACGGTCATGTTTCTCCTATTGTAGATGAGATTAAAAACTATTATGATTGTAGATATATATCAGCATGTGAAGCTGCTTGGAGATTATATGGCTATGATATACAGGTAAAGGAGCATGCGGTTATCAGACTTCCATTTCACTTACCAGATGAAAATCCTATTGTTTTTAAGGATTATGAGAATATTCAAGATGTCATTAGCCGCGCTGACACGAAGTTAACAAAATTGCAATCATGGTTTATTGTTAAAAAGTTCTTTCCATTCGCCAGGTCTTTGACCTATTGTGAATTTCCGCGTAAATTTTGGAAGGATGACATCTCGATGTGGATTCTTAGAAAACAAGGTTTTTCTATTGGTAGATTGACCCATGTACCTAGAGGCAATGGTGAGAATTATTATCTGAGACTTCTTCTAAACATTCAAAAGGGTTGCACCAGCTTTGAAGACTTACATACTGTTGATGGTGTTGCACACTGTAgtttcaaagaagcatgttaTGCATTAGGTCTTCTACAAGATGACAAAGAATTCATTGATTCTATTATTGAAGCAAGTACATGGGCTTCAGCTAACTATGTTCGTGACCTTTTTGTCATGCTTCTGATATCCAATAACATTGCTTGCCCTGATTTTGTCTGCGATAGATGCTATAAAGAATTGTCTGAGGATATCTTATTTGAACAAAGAAGGATTCATCATTTGGAAGGTATTTAGTTTAAACATGAGTGATTTGTAtgcttaatttatttttaacgtAATATTTGCACGAGTCTGAAATATGTAGTCATGTATTAACCTTTTTTTTGCCAGATCTTCAATTGTCTGATGAGCAGATCATGAATTTGACACTTGCAAAGCTTGAGGACAGAATGCAAAGTAATGGAAGGTCTCTTAAAGAGTTTGAGTGTATGCCTTACCCGTTATTAGATGATGTAAATGTTTTAGAGGATCGGTTAGTATTGGATGAACTTAATTTTGATCGTTCTTTACTTACTCAACAATATATACAGTCACTAAACACCATGACAGATGAACAACACACTGCATTTGACATTATCATTGATTCTGTAAATAATGATTGTGGCgggtttttctttttatatggTTATGGAGGAACTGGGAAGACATTTATATGGAGGACTCTTTCTGCTTATTTAAGAAGTAGTGGGAACATTGTTCTTAATGTTGCTTCAAGTGGCATTGCTTCTTTATTACTTCCTAATGGTCATACTGCTCACTCAAGATTCAAGATACCATTAAGCATAAATGAGGATTCTGTTTGCAACATAAAGCAAGGCACTCCTCTTTCTAAGCTGATATGTAAGGCAAAACTTATTATATGGGATGAGGCTCCAATGTTAAGCAAGTATTGTTATGAAGCTCTTGACAAATCTTTGAAGGATATCCTTAGATTTGAACCATCATTTAATACAGACCTTCCCTTTGGCGGCAAAGTTGTTGTACTTGGTGGAGACTTCAGGCAGATTCTTCCA
The Arachis stenosperma cultivar V10309 chromosome 7, arast.V10309.gnm1.PFL2, whole genome shotgun sequence genome window above contains:
- the LOC130939991 gene encoding uncharacterized protein LOC130939991, whose product is MREFFAFRLQMRSTESNILLSSRRLFQQFLVDAYTMVEFERLSYIRFNQPKLRVEKYNLLHECLVRSEANAVSTGQRVILSSGFIGGPRYMFNNCKDAFAICKHFGYPSFFVTMTCNPEWDEIKRLLRGVVVIILDVCTIEFQKRGLPHAHILLFMHPLSRLRSPDDIDKLISAQIPDKHRRPKLYAAVEKFMVHGPCGKHNENSPCMVNGMCSKYFPKSFREHTVIDEAGFPKYRRPDNGRTINKKNAILSNSFVVPYNPTLLLRYGCHINVEHTCQTSAIKYLFKYVHKGNNRVTASFYHTSDNGHVSPIVDEIKNYYDCRYISACEAAWRLYGYDIQVKEHAVIRLPFHLPDENPIVFKDYENIQDVISRADTKLTKLQSWFIVKKFFPFARSLTYCEFPRKFWKDDISMWILRKQGFSIGRLTHVPRGNGENYYLRLLLNIQKGCTSFEDLHTVDGVAHCSFKEACYALGLLQDDKEFIDSIIEASTWASANYVRDLFVMLLISNNIACPDFVCDRCYKELSEDILFEQRRIHHLEDLQLSDEQIMNLTLAKLEDRMQSNGRSLKEFECMPYPLLDDVNVLEDRLVLDELNFDRSLLTQQYIQSLNTMTDEQHTAFDIIIDSVNNDCGGFFFLYGYGGTGKTFIWRTLSAYLRSSGNIVLNVASSGIASLLLPNGHTAHSRFKIPLSINEDSVCNIKQGTPLSKLICKAKLIIWDEAPMLSKYCYEALDKSLKDILRFEPSFNTDLPFGGKVVVLGGDFRQILPVIPMGSRQDIVQASISSSYLWQFFTILKLSKNMRLTAGGTIEVDNDLKEFAQWLIQIGDGLAGDSTDGESEVVIPKDILINDTDDGFQNLVTFVYADLLLNLHNIDYFKERTILAPTLEVVHDVNNTIMKYINADEKVYLSSDSLCAEEGNMEYEMDAITTDVLNSINCSGLPSHQLKLKVGVPVVLLRNIDQSDKCGEIVLIPWMNMVPNNETLPFRNDFQFFIYAEKFVYVNLIRLKADIRIFKYNFV